A window of Bactrocera dorsalis isolate Fly_Bdor chromosome 4, ASM2337382v1, whole genome shotgun sequence genomic DNA:
ATCGGCGATTCCGAATGAAAAAAACGTGTTcctcagctcatcatgctgataatgtatttatatactttattggATCTCAAacatttccttctgggtgttacaaacttcggtACAAAGTTAGTTCCAGAAGTTTGGTATCATCGTGATTGTGATAAAACGTGTGTTTTAATTAAcattgttattttttcattagaaGCTTCAGTCTCCTTCGTTCTCTATTATTTCCTCTCATCTTTGATGGCAACTTCTGAATAAATTTTCCGCTTAAGCGACCCACAGGTATGTCTGTTGTAATAGCCGAATGAATTCTTTTATTGACATTAAatgttttctatatattatattttggctTTTATTGAGGTCGAATTATTCTCTATTGGATTGGCTTCCGATGACTGTGATGGTCAATCGAAAGTTCCATTGAGTACATAGTCTGTTTCTATGTTGCGGATCATTGTTTTCTTGCTGTCCTTCATCACGGTTATTTTGGACATAAAGCATTTGAGAGGACTTCAGTaagccatatatatatataagctaTATAATTTCATCAATCTAACGGATTTTTTGTGAAGCATATTAAATGGATTGGATCCATAAACACAGACGCACCCACAAAAATGcatcatttgtaaatattaaattgttccAATCACGGTTGTTGTTTTCCTGCTCCCAATGTAACATTTTTCGGtgtatattttggttatattaCTGCTGCGTTTGATGCCACATCTCTAAAGTCTTTTCCGTACTGGATTTTGAGATATACTAAATATGTCACCGCTTTCTAAATAAACTTTCTTAGCTTTTCTTATACATTTCTTATACTGAACACTCATTTTGCTTATTTCATTGCACGACGTGCTACATTACGAAGAACGAAAAACTGGCCAAATTGTAGCCGTAAGTGAtcgcaaaatgccaaaaaataaaataagtttcaaGAATCGATCgcacaaagaaaaaaacacacttTGAACACTCTGTACTCTAAGATCATATCAGGAAAGCGTTTTATAATCCGATTACTTGGGTAATCAGTTATTTGTGTATAAGTTCCGTCTTatgccacatatgtatgtgttgtctGTATTGATGTGGTTTCTTTGAAGATGCTCGGTTGCTTTCCAGCAATCCTTGTGAATAATAGTGCTTGCCGCAATGTCATCGCTCCAACGTGTCCGATCATTCCATACCATGTGACCTTCCAATCTACTACCTGGAAAAAGTTATGGTGCCTCGACTGGTAGATGGTTTGTCAATAAAAACAATGAGCCTTCTTTCGCTGCTACCCAGAGAGTTAAGTCTTTTAAAGCGAGGCCGAACTAAGAACATCTCGAtgttggaccgactagagtcattttttgaagcgcggccgaaggcatGTCAAAAGTAGTTCTGAGCGAAAAACTAATAATGTCCTGGAGTGAATAACTCCTTCTTTAACACTTACTAGTCTTATCTTTAACGtatattatttctctttctttttttttgctattaattaATGTTTCGCAACTCATAGTGAAGTCTAAAATTTCAGTGAAGTTAAGCGTCGATAGTTTGAAAGAATATTAGTGTAAGTTCAGCGAATACaaatagattttatatttttaataatatttctaaagaaTCACAGTGATTTCCAGAGCCCGGCAAACGTCGTTTGAAAAAGCTAAGATTCAGCAGCGACGATTTAGCGACGGTTAGAATTACATCCTGACAACGTCAGATTATTTGCGATGTAATCTTTCTCTTTATATGTACTTATTGATGCAGTATTTAACATGAAATAAAAGTGTGAAAACAATCTATGAAGAGTTAGTGCTTATAAAAGTAAACAATTAGGGTTTTCACAAGTCTCGTAAAGTTGTAAGTTACGagtataacgattcgaaaacatagcattgagaattgttaatgtgtaaactcatttttgtatgaaatccaacaacaatttttttaaagaagtcaaaaaatttataattttacgattttatgatgctttacgacaggttgtgagtacccaAAATATAAGTgttaaataagtttaatttaaaatttacattctTTAAATTGTAGAATTAGATTTCAAATGCTAATATCTCAAAACCTGAAAGTCTTCTACatgaatttgtatattttattatcctGTATAACTCTCCTCCAGTATCTTCTATCCgcccatacccattttaaccatGATTGGATACTGCAAGAACACAATTATTCGAAACCAAGGAGCACGCTCTGTACTCAGAGAGTAGAGAATAATTCGGCCCTAATGAAAGCTAAAACATTTAACGTCAAAAAAAGACTTCATTCGGTTACTACAACATACCTGTGGTAGTTTATTTGcccaaaatttatttgcaagttGCCATCAAAGGTATCAGGCTATAATAGAAAACGCGGAAGATTTAAGCCActagtgaaaaataaaacagtatattttttataattacaacattttttccaataaaagttACCTACACTTCGGAAAACGAAagcgttatttttttaaagtaaaaacacaGTTAAAAAACGAAAGTTTACACGTTTCGAAGCAACAATTCCTACAGATCCTGAACAAACTTTTCGTgcattgaaatttttagaaaattatatttttaatatacatagtcgaaaaagacttttctaatcaaactttaacgtattgttttttatatttatactagtaaataagtaaacaaatatcTATCATTTTGGTCGagcactttttgccattttttcgctagagacattattccatcagtgtaaatcgaaatttcgaaaatttcaaaatggaagCGAGCGCACTAATgtactacacgaactgatacagcatcgtctctgtaaacttcacaaatttcattggtggcttcccttttttatacaaaaatttcaaaatataacgaattttcactcatttttgaacagctataaattattttcaacttcTCCGACTTTAACTTCTTCAaactttccaacactatatgatatgacacaatgtggttggtagcactggagatatacgactgcaacgatatctattgacaaaatacgaaaatactttttagactacccaatacctaaagcacaaaaaataagTACATTTCCAAAAACACAACTAAAAGACAGAAATATCAAAGTATTAGGTAACACTAGGCATTTGCCCTTAATGCGCCTTAGGATCAATTTGCAATAGACTCGACTATGGATAGAACAGATGTAAGTAAAAGGAATGAAGTGGAATGGAAGACTGCATAAATATTGGgttatcaaaaaagtcttgcggtatttttattgaattttatttattttattattatttttttcctactatgccggtctctttcgaccaatttagcgattttatcgcaattttcgacgacaggccttccggagcgtggcgcatcttcgaccacctctacaccagaacgaaaacgttgaaaccatcgttgtgcggtggaaatggaaactgtatcgggtccataaactgcacaaattttattggcggcttgagatgcatttttgcctttatcgtagtagtactgtaaaatatgccgtattttctctttattttactccatgtttgcgacgctataactcacgaacgacttaaaagaaacgacaatcaatcaaacacgcattagcgcgtgaaatgagctttccaaaaaggtatagcatgacccgatgcgacgaataaaactagaactacgcgctttcagcgtcAACTaccgaaaataccgcaagactttttgacaacccaatacctGCTTATTctactaaaaaaataagcaaTCACTCCTCCCCCaaattagtacaaaaaaaatcaaaaatacatatacatacatatgccatCAAATTTCAACAGCTTTACTAAATTAGATGAGATAAGTAACGATCAAGATAAAAGTGATGAGACAGACTCTCAAAGAGAAGCAGCCATAAATCCGCAAACAACTTTTGTGCCAGATGTTAATGacaaataaaatgataaaaatgttCACTTCTGTAATTCGTCATAagcattttaattatatgtcAACAAGAATAGGACAAGTTAGGAAAAGGGTTAACtctgttaaaattataatacgATCGTACTAAATAATGAGTAGACACACATTTCCAATGCACTGATAGTCGTGGAACCTCCTATGAAgtccaataaaaatttgcaaggtTACGCCAGACAAAAGTTAAGACACACAAAGTGTTATTGTTCAAAGCCACTTAACTGGTTCTCAAAGTCCTAAGAAGGTAGGCTTTCCtgtaaaattgcaaatttttatctACTAGCCCATCGACATACTGGCCTTCTAAGCCTACAAAAATGCCTGAACGTTTAGTCTTTATTGTATATAAAGCAATTCCAAGTCATATGCTTTGACTTTAGCCCGAACCATTCGCCAAAGTCTAATAAAAAcggcaaatatttacatatgtatattaaagatTAATTTGAACTCGACGCGGCCATGGGATCTTCACTGAACTTATTTATGAATCAACGTATTAAGCGACTTTCATTAATCAATcgtattttcttcaaaaacatttcttttaaggtttttaaaattattcgaataccCTGAAAACGGATTATTCGAATATTCGGTTTGTAACCCTTCGTTTGAATATTACCGATTAATACTATTCGAATAGTCGGAGTGTTGTTCTACTGTGGATAGACGTTCTACTGCGATAGTTGCTTTGTTGCGAGTATTTGaataagtgaaaatttttagaaatcgaAGCAGCCTCGATTTTACTTGTTtcaaattagtaaaaataaaaattgttcgtttttataaacttacttacatatgtatgtatagtatatgtatgtagaaaaaaTGAGTAGAAGTTAAATGCTGACTAATCAAACGGTCGACAACAAACTGTTAACCGTATAGTCGAAAATGAGCGGTTAATAGTCGGCGGCGTACGACTATCTGGATACTGCAAGCCGAATATTGTTATCCGGTCAATTCGGTTAGTCGATTAgttgaaatacatatatcacGCCGTTCATTCCCGTTTTCACAAAAAGAGCAGTCATGCCAATCGTTATGtccatatttgtgtaaatattctTTAAAGCAGTCGCGCCCAGTCAGGTTTCTGATTAGCATGTGAGTCCAtctactttttattgttttccccATCCTTTCTGCCACTCATTAAGGGGTTTTAcgtgtttcaaaaaatcgattttttattgttttattaaattatacaacacctctagaatattgacCTAAATTTTcgagttgatccgagtaatagtttcggagatacagtcttgagaacttgtgcgcacTTGAGGCTAGCCaagctaagtgcgccgtcttttaacgcgtttttctcgaaactgtgtttttctCGAGAACCACTCAActaatcttcatgaaattttgcacagaacTTTGGGATATAATTCTTAAATACTTGGacgaaagatttttttatatatacatataaatgatcaggatgacaagaaaagttgaagtccatttgactgtctgtctgtccgtccatccgtgcaagctgtaacttgagtaaaaattaagatatcttgatgaaacttgaaaACGCACGCTGAACCCTGCgagattaataaaaataatgtactaAGTACACATTGAAAAGGTCTACAGAGAACTGCCGATGGTATGTGTCGGTCACTTATGGATATGGCacaatttttttgtcatttgcTTTTTACGACAAATAATGGCTAATTTTCGAAGCGATTTTAACCAATACAGCATTAATCCTTATCCATTTAAATACCTTAAATGCATGGTTGATTTAAAATAGATCTGTACGGTTTTTTTCTGCATAtgatttaaatgaatattttcaaagatattACAGATTTAAAAATTGGGGGACGTAGCGTTTGTGGTGGTACCGGCCGACCGGGGCGGCGGGAGCTTGCCTAGCGCGTCGGAGGCCGCGGTTCTCCCTATAGCACTTTGAATTTAGCAGCGATCAGACGCGTTTCTTATACGAGCTCTCCAGGGAGGAATTTTCAACGAAAAAGACGAAATaaatgcgtacaattttaaactgattcttcctcaaaagtaatacaattgctaaatatttggaatagtagaaaagaactgcaaccaaatacgcaatccaatggattataactggctcagtaatcagtcattGATATTATATCACGTGCaacccaaaagactgatgtcataaccttgtaagccgactttttcgtctttccacgtttcatcatatgcagtccactagaatgactgtcgattggactccagtgggaaatgatgaagccatgtttctattgtcacacaccgacaaagagcactcaaacccttctcagaatcagttattcgttgtttttgtttgagttGTTGGAGGAGACTTGGGAGTCTCTCACTTTGctcagagctttcgcctctttagggGGTCAttgtcttcggtgctcatttcgccttTTTCCAACTTAGAAAATCTCTTTTCAACGGAGGATTTCCCTGGTTGAGAACTCAAGGTCAACAGTATATTCCCCCAAAAGGGAATGCTAAATTTCaataactaatagttataatctaactaatatgTAGAAAACATATAGATGGTAGTGAAAGTATTATCTATGTGTCAGCTACAGAAATGcatggacgggtcctctagttttttatatgaaaaaaaaattttgaaaaggctgttttttacacgaggaaacccatgtaacaccTTAAGGCTAGCTTGTCTTTCTTGTTTCCTCTCTTGTTTGGTAAGTCGACTCCTAGTGCTATTTGTTTTGTGGTACATTTTTTTGAGCTCCATCGCCATAATATCTGGTGGTATGATACCTGTAATAATTCCAGCGGCTTCATGTGACACAGTCCGGAAAACGTAAGCCACCCTGATTGCGCTTAACCGTACTACTGCTGTTCCCCATATGGGTGCGGTCTTATCCATCAATTTAGAGCGTTGCAGTTTCTTGCCTTTTCCTACTCGTTATTAGTACCGCCTCGGTTTTTTTCCTGTTAACTGGAGCTTTGTTTTTTTAAGCCACCCTTTTACTTTTACTGCCACGCTTCTGAATAGGTGCtctatttagtttatttcttttgttattaCTGTTagtgctacatatgtatatcgtcagCGTACCCGACTGTTTGTATTTCTTTGAGCAATGGAAGACGTAACAAATTGTCATATAAACATTCCACAGTAGTGGCCCAGTACTGAGTCTTGTGGTACACCAcatgttataaagggtgattttttaagagcttgataacttttttaaaaaaaaaaacgcataaaatttgcaaaatctcatcggttctttatttgaaacgttagattggttcatgacatttactttttgaagataatttcatttaaatgttgaccgcggctgcgtcttaggtggtccattcggaaagtccaattttgggcaactttttcgagcatttcggccggaatagcccgaatttcttcggaaatgttgtcttccaaagctggaatagttgctggcttatttctgtagactttagacttgacgtagccccacaaaaaatagtctaaaggcgttaaatcgcatgatcttggtggccaacttacgggtccatttcttgagatgaattgttgtccgaagttttccctcaaaatggccatagaatcgcgagctgtgtggcatgtagcgccatcttgttgaaaccacatgtcaaccaagttcagttcttccatttttggcaacaaaaagtttgttagcatcgaacgatagcgatcgccattcaccgtaacgttgcgtccaacagcatctttgaaaaaatacggtccaatgattccaccagcgtacaaaccacaccaaacagtgcatttttcgggatgcatgggcagttcttgaacggcttctggttgctcttcaccccaaatgcggcaattttgcttatttacgtagccattcaaccagaaatgagcctcatcgctgaacaaaatttgtcgataaacacatttcgaaccgaacactgattttggtaataaaattcaatgatttgcaagcgttgctcgttagtaagtctattcatgatgaaatgtcaaagcatactgagcatcttcctctttgacaccatgtctgaaatcccacgtgatctgtcaaatactaatgcatgaaaatcctaacctcaaaaaaatcaccctttagtatagTTTTTAGGTCCTTCTTCTGTGCCATATAGCAGTAACATATCTCGTCCTGGTTCCTGTGTCATCGAAACCCGTATTAATTTTCGGCCAAGTCCGGTGGTCCTCTTTTTAGTCCCCATTGTGTCCAGCATGCATAAAGATCGGTAGGATCCTGGCTCCACTGCTGGTTTATTTGACTTTTGTATCTCactcttttttcaaaattttagggAAAGCTCCCTCTCATAAGCATTACGTAGGATTCACtacgccattttcagttcactgtcgtgctgctgcagtctgtcgcggtcattgtgttcagcacattaCAAGGTAGGCGACTTATCGCGTAATCCGTTACAATatacaaaagtatttaattCTCGATGGTAAAAATAATAGCAACGTTGCAGTATTTTGTTATTACTTACCGATCAAAACTCAGTTAGATTTTCGAAATAACAACTCTTGGCCgaataaaatccgagtcaagcCCAATAACGTATTTGAAGTCAAATTGTAAAAGACAAGACAATAAAAATGTGCAAACCCAGTGTTCAAATTTGTTCTCCATTCCGCGGGAATTCACTTGATTTAGCTTAAAAATCCTACGTAGGtaatatttgcacaaaataaatcttttagtaaaaaattagtaaagttTTAGCGCCACCTACATTTGACATCCCGAATGCTTGTCGAACCAGAGCACATAATTTATGTTTTCTGATCAAATGTTGCTAGCGTTTGAGCGCTCTCTACAGAGTATTAGTAGATTATCATATCATTTAAATTTCGTGTTACCGACCGATAATACTTTAAGAACGTACGTTCTCTGCACCACGCACCCGCACTGCTTTAACAACTCTAACAGCTGATTAAGAAGTAAATTTAGCTGAACGTTgagagaaaattattaattatggcATCAACCCAAAGACTTTTATCGCAAATTTGTAAAAACGCGCCTAATTTGCTAAACTCTTCTAGCAAATTACAGGTGAGTTATTTCATTAAGTGTATAGTTATGCATACTTACTTCTTCCATTTCAGCGCTTACCGGCTAGTGTTTTTGTGCGACATTCTAACTATCTATCATCCCCACCAGTGCGCCCCCGCGAGGAATATCCCGAAGTTGAGATTGTGCGAGATGCTCCGGAATGGAAATATGTTGAACGTTTGCTACCCCAAAAAACGGTTCCATCCCCAGTTAAAAAAGCTGAATACCCATCTGGTTGGAAGCCACAGACCGCCGCTGCACTACCAGACCTGAAATATTTTGTAGCACGCACGAAAAATCACATGGTTCCGGTGTATTTACAAACAACCTTTCGTGGTCAACGTCGTATTACTGTGATTC
This region includes:
- the LOC105222943 gene encoding probable 39S ribosomal protein L49, mitochondrial — its product is MASTQRLLSQICKNAPNLLNSSSKLQRLPASVFVRHSNYLSSPPVRPREEYPEVEIVRDAPEWKYVERLLPQKTVPSPVKKAEYPSGWKPQTAAALPDLKYFVARTKNHMVPVYLQTTFRGQRRITVIRRIQGDIWELERELRVVVEKARNGKLCASRVNEMSGQIHFHGDYVDVIREHLKQNGF